One segment of Radiobacillus kanasensis DNA contains the following:
- a CDS encoding M23 family metallopeptidase, with translation MKNVLLVFTLLICVFQSPQVSAEEKTQEEKDQLKMAMYKKTEAVTQIPWYFIAAIDQYEEQVTNEPVSELISITIPENKWFGIGNPAPSTNPEWISMFNGMGKDGNGDNKAERDQNEDILFSFASYITSFGQTKQDVKIALWKYYQRELTVQTIMNTAKVYKKFGTISLNESDFPLPLTANYSYKNTWGDARGFGGRRIHEGTDIFANYGVPVKSTTYGVIEIMGWNRYGGWRIGIRDIYNRYHYFAHLNGFEDGLKVGDIVKPGDVIGSVGATGYGPPGTSGKFPPHLHYGMYQDNGHSEWSFDPYPYLKRWEKRAKSNK, from the coding sequence TTGAAAAATGTACTCCTGGTCTTTACGCTTCTAATTTGTGTGTTTCAATCGCCTCAAGTTTCCGCAGAGGAAAAGACACAGGAAGAAAAAGATCAATTAAAAATGGCAATGTACAAGAAAACAGAAGCTGTTACCCAAATTCCCTGGTATTTCATAGCAGCTATTGATCAATATGAAGAACAAGTAACAAACGAGCCTGTCAGTGAACTTATTTCCATTACGATTCCTGAAAATAAGTGGTTCGGAATAGGGAACCCAGCCCCGTCCACTAATCCGGAATGGATTTCTATGTTTAATGGGATGGGGAAAGATGGGAATGGAGACAACAAAGCGGAACGAGATCAGAATGAAGATATTTTGTTTTCATTTGCTAGCTACATTACATCTTTCGGTCAAACGAAACAAGATGTCAAAATTGCATTATGGAAATATTACCAAAGAGAACTGACCGTCCAAACGATTATGAACACAGCAAAAGTCTATAAAAAGTTCGGAACCATTTCCTTAAATGAAAGTGATTTTCCATTACCATTAACCGCTAATTACAGTTACAAAAATACTTGGGGAGATGCCCGTGGTTTTGGAGGAAGAAGAATACACGAAGGCACCGACATCTTTGCCAATTATGGAGTTCCCGTTAAATCTACAACGTATGGAGTAATTGAGATAATGGGATGGAACCGTTACGGTGGCTGGCGCATCGGTATCCGTGATATTTACAACCGATACCACTATTTTGCGCATTTAAATGGCTTCGAGGATGGTTTAAAAGTTGGGGATATTGTTAAGCCAGGAGATGTTATCGGATCCGTAGGAGCAACCGGCTATGGGCCTCCAGGTACTTCAGGAAAATTCCCTCCCCATTTACACTATGGAATGTATCAAGACAATGGTCACAGTGAATGGTCCTTTGATCCCTATCCATATTTAAAAAGATGGGAAAAAAGAGCCAAAAGCAATAAGTAA
- a CDS encoding methionine/alanine import family NSS transporter small subunit — translation MSASAITMAVIGIVIIWGGLAASIRHAVKVAKKS, via the coding sequence ATGTCAGCTAGTGCGATTACAATGGCTGTTATTGGGATTGTCATCATTTGGGGAGGACTTGCAGCAAGCATAAGGCATGCTGTGAAAGTTGCTAAAAAATCATAA
- a CDS encoding sodium-dependent transporter, with translation MENRSQWGTRIGFLMAAMGSAIGLGNIWRFPATAYENGGGAFFLPYLFALLTAGIPLLIMEYTIGHKFRGSAPRSYSKMSKGLEWIGWWQVAVSFVISAYYPIIIAWAIMYAYFSIGQQWGDDPTAFFVGDYLQLADPGVFGSLVPSVLFPLIAVWAIVFFVLGRGIKKGIEVANRIFIPALIVLFLIIVVRALTLPGALDGLDAFFKPDWSRILDGQVWVAAYGQIFFSLSIAFAIMITYASYLPKKSDITNNAFITGFANSSFELLAGIGVFAALGFMAFQSGVQVDEVVESGVGLAFMVFPEIISQMPASGFFGALFFLSLVLAGLSSLISISETYVAALQEKFNISRGKSILIGGGLAAVASLFFATQGGLNLLDTVDHFINNYGVALAGLFEVVAVAWFVRSLREFQNHADGISDIKLGSWWRLCIGVITPIVLGLMMLQNLKAEITSFYGEYPVEFLFNYGWVVAIGAMFAGALLTLKKWPKQAEEASKSEDQEVAK, from the coding sequence ATGGAAAACCGTTCACAATGGGGAACTCGTATAGGTTTTCTTATGGCGGCGATGGGTTCAGCCATCGGTCTAGGAAACATCTGGCGCTTTCCTGCAACAGCTTATGAAAACGGTGGAGGTGCCTTTTTCTTACCATACTTATTTGCACTTCTAACCGCGGGTATTCCACTACTTATTATGGAATACACGATTGGGCATAAGTTTCGTGGATCCGCTCCAAGATCTTATAGCAAAATGAGCAAAGGTCTGGAATGGATTGGTTGGTGGCAAGTTGCGGTATCATTCGTTATTTCTGCTTATTATCCAATTATTATTGCTTGGGCTATTATGTATGCTTATTTTTCTATTGGACAGCAGTGGGGTGACGATCCAACGGCATTCTTCGTGGGAGATTATCTACAGCTAGCAGATCCAGGAGTATTCGGGTCTTTAGTACCTTCTGTTTTATTCCCACTAATTGCGGTTTGGGCAATCGTATTTTTTGTCTTAGGACGCGGGATTAAGAAAGGAATTGAGGTCGCGAACAGAATTTTCATTCCTGCTCTTATCGTGCTATTTCTAATTATAGTAGTTCGTGCTCTTACACTTCCAGGAGCACTAGACGGATTGGATGCCTTCTTTAAACCTGACTGGTCGAGAATTTTAGATGGTCAGGTATGGGTAGCAGCATACGGACAAATTTTCTTTAGTTTATCTATCGCTTTTGCGATCATGATTACGTATGCATCTTATTTGCCGAAAAAGTCCGATATTACAAACAATGCCTTTATTACAGGTTTTGCGAACTCTTCTTTTGAATTATTAGCTGGGATAGGGGTATTTGCAGCACTAGGATTTATGGCTTTCCAAAGTGGGGTGCAAGTTGATGAAGTAGTAGAAAGTGGAGTAGGGCTAGCCTTTATGGTATTCCCGGAAATCATTAGCCAAATGCCTGCATCTGGATTCTTTGGCGCACTATTCTTCCTATCTCTAGTGCTTGCAGGGTTATCTTCCCTGATTTCCATCTCGGAAACATATGTGGCTGCTCTTCAGGAGAAGTTTAATATTTCCCGTGGCAAATCCATACTTATAGGTGGGGGACTTGCTGCAGTTGCTTCCTTGTTCTTTGCAACACAAGGAGGACTCAATCTGTTAGATACGGTGGACCATTTCATTAATAACTATGGCGTTGCTTTAGCCGGATTGTTTGAAGTAGTAGCCGTAGCTTGGTTCGTTAGATCACTTCGCGAGTTCCAAAACCATGCGGATGGAATTTCTGACATCAAGCTAGGCTCTTGGTGGAGACTATGTATCGGTGTCATCACTCCAATTGTATTAGGACTTATGATGCTACAAAACTTGAAAGCAGAAATTACGTCCTTTTATGGAGAATACCCGGTTGAATTCTTGTTCAATTATGGATGGGTTGTAGCAATAGGAGCGATGTTTGCAGGAGCGTTATTAACATTGAAAAAATGGCCGAAACAAGCTGAGGAAGCTTCTAAGTCAGAGGATCAGGAGGTGGCAAAATAA
- a CDS encoding Na+/H+ antiporter NhaC family protein: MEGTIYSLIPALIMLVLVLLTRKVLLSLGVGIIVGAFLIQDGHIWSSLKEIWLIFYGIFIVDGEPELGSIYMLAFLLLLGVTTSFMTASGGSRAFGEWAINKVRTRKGAQAVPAYLGILIFIDDYFNSLAVGQIARPVTDRYKVSRAKLAYFIDSTSAPVTVISPISSWGAYIIGTIGTILAANNIAEYQPIEAFVGMIPFNFYALACLVLVFLVVYLKVDIGPMKQHEQRAIDTGELYNTEKGDIPGDLTSAFSKEAKGGMANLLVPILTLVLGTVGAMIVTGIRASEAPVGILDIFSNTNVNLSLFIGGVLAVALAWILYAMQSGNKPNSFHVIIEGLKSMLPAIYILILAWMIGAVIDTLATGQYLAEIVIQSSINPEYLPLLLFVVAGIMAFATGTSWGTFGIMLPIAGELAAVTDVSLVLPALSAVLAGSVFGDHCSPISDTTILSSTGAGANHIDHVMTQLPYASISAGAAVIGYALFAWTGTLLLSLTLSILAVVIFAFIVHRRSA; encoded by the coding sequence ATGGAAGGTACGATTTATTCCTTAATTCCAGCACTCATTATGCTGGTTCTTGTTTTATTAACAAGAAAAGTATTGCTATCCCTAGGTGTAGGGATCATTGTTGGAGCATTTCTCATTCAGGATGGTCATATATGGAGCTCCTTAAAAGAAATATGGCTCATCTTCTACGGCATTTTTATCGTGGATGGTGAACCAGAGCTCGGGAGTATTTATATGTTAGCTTTTCTCCTATTGTTAGGGGTAACGACTTCTTTTATGACGGCATCTGGTGGAAGCAGAGCCTTCGGAGAGTGGGCAATTAACAAGGTTCGCACTCGTAAAGGGGCACAAGCAGTTCCAGCGTATTTAGGTATTTTAATTTTTATTGATGATTACTTTAATAGTCTTGCAGTCGGACAAATTGCTCGACCGGTAACGGACCGATATAAAGTGTCACGTGCTAAGCTCGCCTATTTTATTGATTCTACCTCAGCTCCGGTTACGGTTATCTCACCTATATCGAGTTGGGGCGCTTATATCATCGGGACGATTGGAACGATTTTAGCAGCTAATAACATTGCCGAATATCAACCAATCGAAGCTTTTGTTGGAATGATTCCATTTAATTTTTATGCGTTAGCTTGTTTAGTACTCGTCTTTTTAGTTGTTTATTTAAAAGTGGATATCGGACCAATGAAACAACATGAACAGCGCGCCATCGATACAGGTGAACTGTATAATACAGAAAAAGGAGATATTCCTGGAGATTTAACGTCTGCTTTTTCAAAAGAAGCTAAGGGTGGAATGGCTAATTTGTTAGTGCCGATTCTGACATTAGTTTTAGGAACAGTTGGTGCAATGATTGTAACTGGTATTCGAGCAAGTGAAGCTCCAGTTGGAATTTTAGATATATTCAGCAACACAAATGTGAACTTATCCTTGTTTATTGGTGGGGTGCTTGCCGTAGCACTTGCTTGGATCTTGTATGCGATGCAATCCGGGAACAAGCCAAATAGTTTTCATGTAATTATAGAAGGATTGAAATCCATGTTACCGGCTATTTATATATTAATCCTTGCATGGATGATTGGGGCGGTTATTGATACACTAGCAACTGGTCAATATTTAGCCGAAATCGTTATTCAATCTTCTATTAATCCGGAATACTTACCACTTTTACTTTTTGTTGTAGCGGGTATTATGGCATTTGCCACAGGAACGTCTTGGGGAACGTTTGGTATCATGTTACCAATTGCTGGTGAGCTTGCTGCTGTGACAGATGTATCGTTAGTTTTGCCAGCATTATCTGCTGTACTAGCTGGATCTGTATTTGGCGACCACTGTTCACCGATTTCAGACACGACGATCTTGTCTTCAACTGGTGCCGGTGCCAATCATATTGATCACGTAATGACACAGCTACCTTATGCATCTATCAGTGCTGGTGCAGCGGTAATTGGATACGCACTTTTTGCGTGGACTGGAACATTGCTTCTTTCTTTAACTCTGTCCATTTTGGCTGTTGTTATTTTTGCATTTATCGTTCATCGAAGATCTGCTTAA
- the yunB gene encoding sporulation protein YunB: MRGKFRFKRRLSPPPIKNIWVVTFIVFLIFTLGSFLIVNKGIKPIFLEIADNKTKQLANYAMGIAINKKLNDDLNLADYLEVETDENGNVVSYQMNTAVENRVQRNIQNRVENFLKLLEEGKVIGKEELPLDVEVDPESEKGQNMESVQSDPTLVEIPLGVITGIPLLANFGPKIPVDIRFIGFVSTEMETRIEGLNINNLYYESEVHIVVELETIIPFGTDSVMIEQTIPVGRGGVMGDVPEYYNSGGESGSGSGDLSIPIDPLQ; the protein is encoded by the coding sequence ATGCGCGGAAAATTTAGATTCAAAAGAAGACTATCTCCACCTCCAATTAAAAATATTTGGGTTGTAACGTTTATTGTGTTTTTGATATTTACTTTAGGAAGCTTTTTAATCGTTAATAAAGGAATTAAACCAATTTTCTTGGAGATTGCGGATAACAAAACAAAGCAATTAGCTAATTACGCAATGGGGATTGCTATAAATAAGAAATTAAATGATGACTTGAATTTAGCTGATTATTTGGAAGTAGAAACAGATGAAAACGGTAATGTCGTAAGCTATCAGATGAACACGGCCGTGGAAAATAGAGTACAGCGAAATATTCAAAATCGAGTAGAAAATTTCTTGAAGCTGTTAGAAGAAGGAAAAGTAATTGGGAAAGAGGAGCTCCCGCTTGATGTAGAAGTAGATCCAGAATCAGAAAAAGGGCAAAATATGGAGTCCGTACAGAGTGATCCTACACTTGTAGAAATTCCACTCGGCGTTATAACTGGAATTCCATTGTTAGCTAATTTTGGACCGAAAATTCCAGTGGATATCAGGTTTATTGGGTTTGTTAGTACAGAAATGGAGACAAGAATTGAAGGCCTAAATATTAATAACCTATACTATGAGTCGGAAGTCCATATCGTAGTGGAACTAGAAACCATTATCCCTTTTGGCACGGATTCAGTCATGATTGAGCAAACTATTCCAGTCGGACGTGGTGGGGTTATGGGAGATGTACCAGAGTATTATAACTCAGGTGGTGAAAGCGGAAGTGGAAGTGGTGATTTGTCCATTCCGATAGATCCTTTGCAATAA
- a CDS encoding HD-GYP domain-containing protein translates to MRLVATRTIEPGTMLAKPIYTDRRKVLIQKEIKLTKNMLKRLLQLGITYVYIHDEYTKDILVSSPVSDELRIDAVNTIKQSFTRFQKEGFVEGSYIFEQTGKQMSGMVQNLLKEMQGKDEVLSILSDILITDDYVFSHSLNVTIYSLALATELGLPQRKLEEIGLGAMLHDVGKMFIPDEILQKEDKLTDYEFEVIKHHTDEGFNFLRKSQNIPLLVAHCAYQHHERLNGSGYPRGLIQDEIHEYAKIIGIADVFDAVTSNRIYRDAMLPHEGLEVLYAGVGELFDKNMVEAFRKSIAVYPNGLTVELNDGRIGVVSKQNPTVPDRPIIRIIEENGERLDPPYELDLLKQLNFVITSCDTTFPKTRENINNK, encoded by the coding sequence ATGAGACTAGTAGCTACAAGAACAATCGAACCGGGGACAATGCTTGCGAAACCGATTTACACGGACCGTCGCAAAGTGTTGATTCAGAAGGAAATTAAGCTAACCAAGAATATGCTTAAACGATTGCTACAATTAGGAATAACATATGTGTATATTCATGATGAATATACGAAAGATATACTAGTGAGTTCGCCGGTTTCGGATGAGCTACGTATAGATGCCGTAAATACAATTAAACAGTCTTTTACACGTTTTCAAAAGGAAGGGTTTGTAGAAGGTTCCTACATATTTGAACAAACAGGAAAACAAATGTCTGGAATGGTTCAAAATTTGTTAAAGGAAATGCAAGGTAAAGATGAAGTATTATCCATTCTTTCGGATATACTAATAACAGATGATTATGTTTTCTCCCATTCATTAAATGTCACAATTTATTCTCTCGCGCTTGCAACAGAGTTGGGATTACCACAACGCAAGCTAGAGGAAATTGGATTAGGCGCCATGCTTCATGACGTTGGGAAAATGTTTATCCCTGATGAAATTCTACAAAAAGAAGATAAACTGACAGATTATGAGTTTGAAGTGATTAAACATCATACGGATGAAGGATTTAACTTCCTAAGAAAATCACAAAACATCCCACTTCTCGTTGCGCATTGTGCCTATCAACATCATGAACGATTAAATGGTAGTGGATATCCGAGAGGGCTTATTCAGGACGAAATTCATGAATATGCGAAAATTATCGGGATTGCGGACGTATTTGATGCCGTGACAAGCAACCGCATTTATCGGGATGCTATGCTTCCTCATGAAGGACTTGAAGTTTTGTATGCGGGAGTTGGAGAGCTCTTTGATAAAAATATGGTTGAGGCGTTCCGAAAAAGTATCGCGGTGTATCCAAATGGGTTAACGGTTGAATTAAATGATGGAAGAATTGGTGTAGTATCCAAACAAAACCCTACTGTTCCAGATCGGCCTATTATTCGAATTATTGAAGAAAATGGTGAAAGACTGGATCCACCTTATGAATTAGATTTGCTGAAACAATTAAACTTCGTAATCACATCTTGTGATACCACCTTTCCTAAAACGAGAGAAAATATAAATAACAAATAA
- a CDS encoding YunC family protein translates to MFSVKPIFIEGVPFTAIRVEIPQTNLLVVSNEVGYIMCGALDVDLLNDKLADRKIIAARARGVKTIDELLEAPLDKVTLEAENKGWKPGMVGKEALLKIADPKE, encoded by the coding sequence ATGTTTTCCGTGAAACCGATTTTCATTGAAGGCGTTCCTTTCACAGCTATTAGAGTAGAAATTCCGCAAACGAACCTTTTAGTTGTGTCCAATGAAGTAGGATACATTATGTGTGGGGCATTGGATGTTGATTTATTAAATGATAAGTTAGCCGATCGTAAAATTATAGCGGCACGTGCACGTGGTGTTAAAACAATCGATGAGCTGCTTGAAGCCCCTTTAGATAAAGTGACCTTAGAAGCAGAGAACAAAGGCTGGAAACCAGGAATGGTTGGAAAAGAAGCTTTGTTAAAAATAGCTGATCCAAAAGAATAA
- a CDS encoding bifunctional metallophosphatase/5'-nucleotidase, which produces MEEKIFLYYTNDLHSHFDNWPKIMSYLNKQKEVREREEQSYWLFDIGDHMDRSAPISEALLGKGNVDLLNRAQFDFATIGNNEGITLDHQQLTELYQDAQFQLLCANLTSKKGKGPDWLKATQTVQTKSGTTISVIGLTTPYTNFYNLLGWDIRSPYDTLEEFIPILKKNSDIIVLMSHLGLSEDQEIARRFPEIDVIMGGHTHHLLKNGENLHNTLLTAAGKHGYYVGEVYLVWDHCEKKLKQKQAFVTRVGDLDDDVEARDTILQLDEKASGLLGKEIVDLSHPLEVDWYKETPFMQDFVSTLQKWTDADIAFLNAGILIEGLEKGSVTYADVHRICPHPMNPCVVTLKGKEIVEVVRGALTKAFMDLQLKGLGFRGKVLGRMVFSGLKVQTERLDNGDEHVIEVMFRGKPIDKEQTYKIATADTFTFGKLLPEITRSEEKHYYLPELLRDLLVECLEKNYKK; this is translated from the coding sequence ATGGAAGAAAAAATATTTTTGTACTATACAAACGATCTACATAGCCACTTTGATAACTGGCCAAAAATCATGAGCTATTTAAATAAACAGAAAGAAGTAAGAGAACGTGAAGAGCAGTCGTATTGGCTGTTTGATATAGGAGATCATATGGACCGCTCAGCGCCAATTTCGGAAGCTCTGCTAGGGAAAGGAAATGTTGACCTCTTAAATCGTGCCCAATTTGATTTTGCAACTATCGGTAACAATGAAGGGATTACATTAGATCATCAACAACTAACCGAGCTTTACCAGGATGCTCAGTTTCAATTACTTTGTGCAAATCTTACAAGTAAAAAAGGGAAAGGCCCAGACTGGTTAAAGGCGACCCAAACTGTTCAAACAAAATCAGGAACAACGATTAGTGTAATTGGTCTAACTACTCCTTATACGAATTTCTATAATTTGTTAGGTTGGGATATTAGGTCTCCTTATGACACGTTAGAAGAGTTCATCCCTATATTGAAGAAAAACTCAGATATCATTGTGCTCATGTCTCACCTAGGTCTAAGTGAGGATCAAGAAATCGCTCGGCGTTTTCCAGAGATAGATGTGATTATGGGTGGGCATACCCATCACCTTTTAAAAAATGGAGAAAATCTTCATAATACGCTACTAACGGCAGCAGGCAAGCATGGATATTATGTGGGAGAGGTTTATTTAGTTTGGGACCACTGCGAGAAAAAGCTTAAACAAAAACAAGCTTTTGTTACGCGCGTGGGAGATCTTGATGACGATGTAGAAGCAAGGGACACCATTCTTCAATTAGACGAAAAAGCATCGGGTCTTTTGGGGAAAGAAATTGTGGACTTGTCCCATCCATTAGAAGTCGATTGGTATAAAGAGACCCCGTTCATGCAGGATTTCGTTTCAACCCTACAAAAATGGACAGATGCAGATATTGCTTTTTTAAATGCAGGAATATTGATAGAAGGATTGGAGAAAGGATCTGTCACGTATGCGGATGTCCATCGTATTTGTCCACATCCGATGAATCCATGTGTTGTAACATTAAAGGGTAAAGAGATTGTGGAAGTAGTACGAGGGGCCCTTACAAAAGCATTTATGGATCTTCAGTTGAAAGGACTAGGCTTTCGTGGCAAAGTGCTAGGAAGAATGGTTTTCTCCGGATTAAAAGTTCAAACAGAGCGGTTAGACAATGGGGACGAACACGTTATAGAAGTTATGTTTCGTGGTAAACCAATCGATAAGGAACAAACGTATAAAATTGCAACTGCAGACACATTCACGTTTGGCAAGTTATTACCCGAAATAACAAGGTCGGAAGAAAAACACTACTATCTCCCAGAGCTGTTACGGGATTTACTAGTGGAATGCTTAGAAAAAAATTATAAAAAATGA
- a CDS encoding sulfite exporter TauE/SafE family protein, with product MVFLLSLFIGFLAAFIGSLVGLGGGTILIPSLLLLNQYVDAYKWATPQAVVGLSLIVMVFTAGSSSYSYIKNKRVDVKSGFIFLAGVVPGGILGAWINQFFGDDKFSLYFGILMFVTFGLMSLKNKEKNVREKAESKWIVHTSKKLGEETYIYSYPWLLAILITFIVGMISGAFGIGGGSMLVPAMMLLFGFPSHVATATSMFLILFLSMGSTIAHGVLGHIPWQYVAFFIPGSLLGGLTGAAVNQRIKGQTVELILRIVLLIIGVRLIWQAIG from the coding sequence TTGGTTTTTTTGTTATCGTTATTCATTGGTTTTTTAGCAGCATTTATAGGTAGTTTAGTTGGCCTAGGTGGAGGAACCATTCTCATCCCGAGCTTACTTCTATTGAATCAATATGTAGATGCTTATAAATGGGCAACTCCGCAAGCTGTTGTAGGCTTATCGCTTATCGTAATGGTATTTACAGCGGGATCGTCTAGTTATTCTTACATAAAAAATAAGCGTGTTGATGTGAAAAGTGGATTTATCTTTCTAGCAGGTGTTGTTCCAGGTGGAATATTAGGAGCTTGGATTAATCAATTCTTCGGGGATGATAAATTTTCTCTTTACTTTGGAATATTGATGTTTGTCACATTCGGACTTATGTCTTTAAAGAATAAAGAAAAAAATGTTCGAGAAAAAGCAGAGTCAAAGTGGATTGTTCACACTTCGAAGAAATTAGGGGAAGAGACATACATCTATTCTTACCCTTGGTTACTAGCTATACTCATTACATTTATCGTCGGTATGATTTCCGGTGCATTCGGAATTGGTGGGGGTTCGATGCTCGTACCAGCAATGATGTTGTTGTTCGGGTTCCCCTCACACGTTGCTACCGCAACATCGATGTTTTTAATTTTATTCTTAAGTATGGGTAGCACCATAGCACACGGTGTTCTAGGACATATTCCATGGCAATATGTCGCATTTTTCATTCCAGGTTCTTTACTTGGAGGATTGACAGGGGCAGCAGTGAATCAGCGAATAAAAGGGCAAACCGTCGAATTGATTCTTCGGATTGTTTTACTCATAATTGGAGTTCGACTAATTTGGCAAGCTATTGGTTAA
- the sufB gene encoding Fe-S cluster assembly protein SufB, with protein MAKKAPEIGEYKYGFHDRDVSIFRTEKGLTKAVVEQISKMKEEPQWMLDYRLKALEQFYKKPMPQWGGDLSELDFDEITYYVKPSERSERSWDEVPEEIKNTFDKLGIPEAEQKYLAGVSAQYESEVVYHSLQEDLEKMGIVFKDTDTALKENEDLFKEYFGKVIPSSDNKFAALNSAVWSGGSFIYVPKGVKTDTPLQAYFRINSENMGQFERTLIIVDEGASVHYVEGCTAPVYSTNSLHSAVVEIFVKKDAYCRYTTIQNWANNVYNLVTKRAICDENATMEWIDGNIGSKLTMKYPAVILKGQGSRGMTLSIALAGKGQHQDAGAKMHHLAPNTSSTIVSKSISKQGGKVSYRGIVHFGRKADGARANIECDTLIMDNKSTSDTIPYNEIFNENISLEHEAKVSKVSEEQLFYLMSRGISEEEATEMIVMGFIEPFTKELPMEYAVEMNRLIKFEMEGSIG; from the coding sequence ATGGCCAAGAAAGCACCTGAAATTGGTGAATATAAATATGGTTTCCATGATCGAGATGTTTCGATCTTCCGTACGGAAAAAGGATTAACCAAGGCTGTTGTGGAACAAATTTCAAAAATGAAAGAAGAGCCACAATGGATGTTAGATTATCGATTAAAAGCCCTAGAGCAATTTTATAAAAAACCGATGCCACAATGGGGTGGCGATCTGTCGGAACTTGATTTCGATGAAATTACGTATTACGTAAAACCTTCTGAACGTTCCGAGCGCTCTTGGGATGAAGTGCCTGAAGAAATCAAGAATACGTTTGATAAACTAGGTATTCCTGAAGCAGAACAAAAATACCTTGCGGGTGTATCTGCTCAGTATGAATCTGAGGTAGTGTACCACAGCTTACAGGAAGACCTAGAAAAAATGGGAATTGTATTCAAAGATACGGATACAGCACTGAAAGAAAACGAAGATCTTTTCAAAGAATACTTCGGAAAAGTGATCCCATCTTCTGACAATAAATTCGCTGCATTGAACTCAGCAGTATGGTCTGGTGGATCGTTTATCTACGTTCCAAAGGGCGTAAAAACAGATACTCCATTACAAGCATACTTCCGTATTAACTCGGAAAATATGGGACAATTTGAACGTACCTTAATCATCGTAGATGAAGGTGCATCGGTACACTACGTAGAAGGTTGTACAGCACCAGTTTACTCAACGAACTCTCTACACAGTGCGGTCGTAGAAATCTTTGTTAAGAAAGATGCGTATTGCCGTTACACAACGATTCAAAACTGGGCAAACAACGTTTACAACTTAGTTACAAAACGTGCCATCTGTGATGAAAATGCAACGATGGAATGGATTGATGGAAACATCGGTTCTAAATTAACGATGAAATATCCTGCTGTTATTTTGAAAGGTCAAGGATCTCGTGGGATGACACTTTCCATCGCACTTGCTGGAAAAGGTCAACACCAAGATGCTGGAGCTAAAATGCACCACCTGGCACCAAATACTTCTTCGACAATCGTGTCTAAGTCTATTTCGAAACAAGGTGGGAAAGTTTCCTACCGTGGTATCGTTCACTTCGGACGTAAAGCGGACGGAGCTCGTGCAAACATCGAATGTGATACGCTCATTATGGATAACAAATCAACTTCTGATACGATTCCTTACAATGAAATCTTCAACGAGAATATCTCGCTTGAGCACGAAGCGAAGGTTTCTAAAGTATCTGAAGAGCAACTATTCTATCTCATGAGTAGAGGAATCTCAGAAGAAGAAGCGACAGAAATGATCGTAATGGGATTCATCGAACCATTTACAAAAGAATTACCGATGGAATATGCGGTTGAGATGAACCGACTTATCAAGTTCGAAATGGAAGGCAGTATAGGATAA
- the sufU gene encoding Fe-S cluster assembly sulfur transfer protein SufU gives MSFDNLDTLYRQVIMDHYKNPRNRGSLENESMTIDMNNPTCGDRIQLHLQVKDGVVENAKFEGEGCSISLSSASMMTQAIKGKSVDSALKMSNVFSDMMLGKEIDPGDLDLGDIEALQGVSKFPARIKCATLAWKAMEKGVASEQ, from the coding sequence ATGTCTTTTGATAACCTTGATACACTCTACCGTCAAGTGATTATGGACCATTATAAAAATCCTCGTAATCGAGGATCGTTAGAAAATGAATCAATGACAATTGACATGAATAATCCAACCTGTGGAGATCGGATTCAGCTTCATCTTCAAGTAAAGGATGGGGTAGTCGAAAATGCGAAGTTTGAAGGGGAAGGTTGTTCCATTAGCTTATCTTCCGCATCGATGATGACCCAAGCGATTAAAGGGAAGAGTGTAGACTCGGCATTAAAGATGTCTAATGTTTTTTCTGACATGATGCTTGGAAAAGAAATCGACCCAGGAGATTTGGATTTAGGAGATATTGAAGCATTACAAGGAGTTTCTAAGTTTCCGGCGAGAATTAAATGTGCGACGCTTGCTTGGAAAGCAATGGAAAAAGGAGTAGCGAGCGAACAGTAA